Proteins co-encoded in one Phoenix dactylifera cultivar Barhee BC4 unplaced genomic scaffold, palm_55x_up_171113_PBpolish2nd_filt_p 000276F, whole genome shotgun sequence genomic window:
- the LOC103697343 gene encoding uncharacterized protein LOC103697343 produces MTVFISWVPPSQGFLNVNFDDSVSKGGSCRGVGFIIRDHTATLVAVGDRRIFDTFVVCAVLRAAWEGLSYARQALGADHILLERDSASVIAWVRGQGHAIEERPMLRDICRLLGECRSNQATHVYKKANRADDWIAFLCFTMREDSSVENYS; encoded by the coding sequence ATGACTGTATTCATCTCCTGGGTGCCTCCATCTCAAGGCTTTCTCAACGTGAACTTCGATGACAGTGTGAGCAAGGGCGGAAGTTGCAGAGGTGTGGGATTTATCATCAGAGACCACACTGCTACACTAGTGGCGGTGGGGGATCGGAGGATTTTTGACACATTCGTTGTGTGCGCCGTGCTCAGAGCGGCCTGGGAGGGGTTATCTTATGCCAGGCAGGCATTGGGGGCGGATCACATACTACTTGAGAGGGACTCGGCTTCGGTGATCGCATGGGTCCGGGGACAGGGTCACGCCATTGAGGAGAGGCCGATGCTCAGGGACATTTGTAGACTTCTGGGGGAGTGCAGATCGAACCAGGCTACGCATGTATACAAGAAGGCGAACCGTGCCGACGACTGGATTGCCTTTTTATGTTTCACTATGCGGGAGGATTCATCTGTTGAAAACTACAGCTAG